In one Aricia agestis chromosome 5, ilAriAges1.1, whole genome shotgun sequence genomic region, the following are encoded:
- the LOC121727097 gene encoding uncharacterized protein LOC121727097, which yields METNGDLFRPVGGAQGRLRSERLWDTLTHSLNAIGNGSTKTTEKWKKVWANLKSKTKKKGLRIRLAANGTGGGPHDGQSLSALDLRVLAIMGPLAVQGQEAVQELGFTNINLIERPVDIQAEPANIEQIFVNEYSHHHHHNHHR from the exons aTGGAGAC TAATGGAGATTTATTCAGACCCGTTGGTGGTGCCCAAGGGCGCCTTCGATCTGAAAGGCTATGGGACACCCTGACCCATAGCCTTAATGCCATAGGCAATGGCTCAACAAAAACAACCGAAAAGTGGaaaaaa GTTTGGGCGAATCTAAAGTCAAAAACTAAGAAGAAGGGGCTTAGAATCCGCCTAGCTGCCAATGGCACAGGCGGTGGGCCACATGATGGTCAGTCGCTGTCGGCACTTGATCTCAGAGTGCTGGCTATCATGGGCCCACTGGCTGTCCAAGGCCAAGAGGCTGTCCAAGAGCTGGGTTTTACC AACATTAATCTCATTGAAAGACCTGTAGACATCCAGGCAGAGCCAGCCAACATAGAGCAAATTTTTGTAAATG AATACTCCCACCACCATCACCACAATCACCACAGATGA